In Nicotiana tabacum cultivar K326 chromosome 21, ASM71507v2, whole genome shotgun sequence, one DNA window encodes the following:
- the LOC107802671 gene encoding protein transport protein SEC13 homolog A-like has translation MHVQKIETGHNDIVHDVSMDYYGKRMATSSSDMTIKIVGVSNNSASQHLATLSGHTGHVWQVAWTHPKFGSILASCSYDGKVVIWKEDNQNEWTQAHVFGDHKSSVNSISWAPHELGLCLACGSSDGSISVHIARSDGLWDTTKIDQAHPVGVTTVSWAPSMAPGALVGSAVLEPVQKLATCS, from the coding sequence ATGCATGTACAGAAGATTGAAACAGGTCACAATGACATAGTTCACGATGTTTCCATGGACTATTATGGGAAACGTATGGCCACATCATCATCTGATATGACCATAAAAATAGTTGGAGTCAGCAACAACTCAGCTTCACAGCATCTTGCCACTCTGAGTGGCCATACTGGTCATGTTTGGCAAGTTGCTTGGACACACCCCAAATTTGGCTCAATCCTTGCTTCCTGTTCCTATGATGGTAAAGTTGTAATCTGGAAGGAAGACAATCAAAATGAGTGGACACAAGCTCATGTTTTTGGCGACCATAAATCATCAGTTAACTCTATTTCATGGGCTCCTCATGAACTTGGGCTATGCTTGGCTTGTGGTTCTTCTGATGGTAGTATCTCAGTTCACATTGCTAGGTCAGATGGTCTTTGGGACACTACAAAAATTGACCAAGCCCATCCAGTTGGGGTAACAACAGTCTCATGGGCGCCATCAATGGCTCCTGGTGCTTTAGTTGGTTCAGCTGTTCTTGAACCTGTTCAGAAGCTTGCAACCTGTTCTTGA